One segment of Thamnophis elegans isolate rThaEle1 chromosome 16, rThaEle1.pri, whole genome shotgun sequence DNA contains the following:
- the LOC116519221 gene encoding zinc finger protein 239-like, whose translation MYQPPSCPEGQCEGRLRPSSPAGPGSPLRGRGESRAAREEEESGPRMPPPEESGEGPGDPGPSGRMSRERSLERSLPGGRCREEETGGGSFERPGNLQRIKEGGKKYQCPECEQSFRRKDYLEKHLRIHSGEKPHKCLECGKSFSHLANLYRHQMIHSGVKPYKCLECGKRFSQRSSLDRHERIHTGEKPYKCLECGKSFNVVGNLYTHQRFHSGEKPYKCLECGKSFTLSGHFYSHQKTHTGEKPYKCLECGKNFAEGAQLHDHQRIHTGEKPYKCLECGKSFSVSGSLSKHRRIHTGEKPYKCLECEKSFTDAGHLLRHQRIHTGEKPYKCLECEKSFTVGAHLRRHQRIHTREKP comes from the coding sequence ATGTATCAGCCTCCGTCCTGCCCCGAAGGACAGTGTGAGGGGAGGCTTCGGCCATCCTCCCCGGCCGGACCTGGGTCTCCACTGCGGGGAAGAGGAGAAAGTCGCGCcgcccgagaggaggaggagagcgggcccCGCATGCCTCCGCCGGAAGAGAGTGGGGAAGGGCCGGGAGATCCCGGGCCTTCAGGAAGGATGAGCCGAGAGAGAAGCTTGGAAAGGTCGCTACCTGGTGGGCGATGCAGGGAGGAGGAAACGGGCGGAGGGTCCTTCGAAAGACCCGGGAATCTCCAAAGGAtcaaggagggaggaaagaaatatcAGTGCCCAGAATGTGAACAATCCTTCAGAAGAAAGGACTATCTTGAAAAGCATCTAAGAatccactcaggagagaaaccTCACAAGTGCCTGGAGtgcggaaagagcttcagtcatttGGCAAACCTTTATAGGCATCAAATGATCCATTCAGGAGTCAAAccatataaatgcctggagtgtggaaagagattcagtcagaggagcagtcTTGATAGACATGAAAGGatccacactggagaaaaaccatacaaatgcctggaatgtggaaagagcttcaatgtGGTGGgaaacctttatacacatcaaagattccattcaggagaaaagccatataaatgcctggagtgtggaaagagcttcactctGAGTGGACATTTTTATTCACATCAAAAaacccacacaggagaaaaaccatataaatgtctgGAATGTGGAAAGAACTTTGCTGAGGGTGCACAGCTCCATGATCATCAAAGGATCCATACTGGAGAAAAACCGTATaaatgcttggagtgtggaaagagtttcagtgTGAGCGGTAGTCTTTCTAAGCATCGAAGGATacacactggagaaaaaccataCAAATGCCTTGAGTGCGAAAAGAGCTTTACTGATGCTGGACACCTCCTTCGACATCAAAGGAttcacactggagaaaaaccatataaatgccttGAGTGCGAAAAGAGTTTTACTGTGGGTGCACACCTCCGTCGACATCAAAGGATTCACACTAGAGAAAAACCGTAA